In Brassica napus cultivar Da-Ae chromosome C2, Da-Ae, whole genome shotgun sequence, the sequence CACACGGAAAATAACTAGGCTTGTTACCATATTATAAGTATGTAGGATTCCATGTTCATATAAAGAAGGCAAGAGATTATGATGATACCTGTAACATTTCAACTAAGAGAATAATTCGCTCAGCGTGCTTTCTACATGTAAGGAATCCTTGAATACATAGCACCTAAAAACAATCGACAATTAGATGCTCTTCTTCAACATAATTAGCTATACGCAGAAAAGgttaagagacttaagagatAGAATTAAGAGACAAGAGGGAGAGAGCAACGTGGATACCTTGAAATAGTCAAAGAACTCACTTGGAACCCCATCGGCATCAGAGTCCATGACCTAGTTGTGACGAGAGTGTTTTTTTGGGTATAAATTTGGACTAAAGGATTCAATGAAATTTAAGCACAAAGGAGTTTGAAGGGACGAAAACCAATCTGTTATTAAGAGAAAGAATGAATCTCTTACCTCAAGAAGTTCACGAGTTAACTTAAACGGAGCACTCTCAAAGTTTACACCACCAGGAGAATTCGAAAGCATAAACCCGAAATCAATGTGTATGATATGACCCTCTTCATCCAAGAGAAGATTCCCATTATGACGATCTTTTACCTACAACCAATTGAAAACCATGGGCAAATGAGCCTTTAAAACCACCTTAACATGCTATTCATGAAACATAAAAACGGCACCAGGACATGTAAAACCTATAAATCCCTTTGTTTACAACGCACTAATATGCCCGTATAGGTGAATAAACATTGTACTCAGAGAAGGGGCCGCTAAGAGATGTACCTGCAGAAGGTAACAGACCAAAGAGTATCCGGCCATACTCTCAACAAAATTCCTCTGCAAAAGAAGCCATCTCGGAAGGTTATATACATAAAATGGCATACGGCACAAGAAGCTAAGAATTGGTCAATTattatatgaaacaaaataaccaACATCCTGGTTGAATTGAACTATTACGATCTACCTCAACAGTACATTTACCTGGGCGAACTTAAAGCTAGGAGAGTTTTCTTTATACTTCGCAGCAAAGAAATCACGTAGGCTAGTGATGTTGGGGTATCTACTTTTGATAGAATGAATAGAAGCCTGCAGGAATGGAAAATGGCACTTATTACATACGCTTCCATTGTAAGAAAATGATGAAAGAAAATGATGACAGGATACAACGTAGCAACTAAACAGGGCTCTGGTTTCAAAATTACCGTGTCTGGAATTGTTTCTATAAGGGCAGTATACGAAGAAGTAACCAAGACCTCATAAGGACGTAACCAGAGGGGTAGACCTGCTTCCTGGAATATATCTAGCACATGGACAAGACAATTCTCTATAAGGTGGAAATGTAATCGTCTTTAACGGAATAAGaagacataaaaacaaaaatgaggaaCCATACCCTAGGAAATAGGATATTAACAGACACTAGTAGATATAAGAAAGTATCACCCACCATAGAAGTGAGAAATGAGTTGCACAGCAAGATGTTCCTGCCGACAGTCATCACCGCTCTTCACAATGATCTGCGAAGATCTACAGCCTTTTAAAAACAGAGGTAGAAAGAAGTATCGTATGGCAAAATGGTCAGCACACAAGGACACAATTAAGTAAAGATTACGCAAGGAAAGTATCTAAATCCTTTGACATCAGCTTTTCAatgttagcaaataaaaataacatcaaATGCAGCTTTACAGAGAATCGAAAGCAGAAGCCTATCATGGGCCTCTCAAAGAGTCGTCGAAGACTCATGCATCAGTCAATACTTTGATGTCTACACTGTTGCAggtttaaaagagaaaaatgataTGGTCAGGAACTTAATATCCTTTTAAAAATCTGGAATCACGAGTTATGCTCCTCTACATATGGAAGATCAACAGTATCAACCCCAATAACAGAAAACTTCGGTTGCTATATCACGTTAGTTGACACAAATACCTATTCTAGTCATCATCAACGAACTTAATTTAGAGGAATATACTTGATAGGGAACCCCATGTACTAATACTAAAGATAAAAGGGTATGGTTTTATGCAGCACTTACAGAACGCAGGTCCCAACCAGGTAAATTTCCATATATTGAAGCTTTACGAATTCTCTCTCGCTTTCCATCCCAAAGTTCACCAGATAAGGCATCACCCTCCTTTAGCATTCCACCATTGGCCTGtgaacatcacaaaaaatagaTAGACGGTTCAAAATTCAgaacaagaaaaggaagatCTGTTAAACATGCATTTACCCTTGGTTGTGCATCTGAAGAATCCTGACCAGCCCCTTTGAGAGGAAGGCCTGGAGGTGCCTCACCCTTTGCTGCAGCAGCCTGCATAAATTATTAAACTGAGGATTAATGACGGGTAGAGGAAGAATAACAAATAGAACACATGCAACAATTTCAAACTGTAAGTAATTGAAGTGCACAAGACAAGAACAAGTACATGCACTAAAATAACGACTCAATTGAGTATCAGAGTTAATTCCACCACTAGAAAAAGTACATCATGTATCATAGAATTTAAATGGCAAAAGCATACAAGCAATTGCCTTCTACAAGTTATCGATCCAGAAATACTCACCCTTACTTCCTCCATGGCAACAGTACTTGGAACACGGCGATGTTCCTTTTTACGTGGGACTGCTGGATCAGGAATGCTTTCCATTCGAAGTCCTGGGTCAGCCGTCACGACCACCCTTACCCACTCAAGATCAGAGTTTAGCCCAGTTTTTGGGGCCTCAGCCAGGACATCATCAAATGGATCACTCAGTGATTCAAGAGATGCAGTACAACTCTCCACTGAGAAGCTTACACTGACAAGTTTCACCTTCACGTCGGGCTTAGGAGTCATTGCCTGGTCAATTGCTTGGGCAGTGGATAGCGACATTCGGTCAGCACTGTTGCGATAAGCCTCCTGAGTAGTCCATAGTGGATAAGCCCATGCAGGTTGCTTTTGAAAAAATGCGTCCCCGTTGGCCAATGGTATGCCCCCTCTAGAAAGCTTCTGGGAGATCGATGTATCTTTAGCACTGcttcagaaaacaaaaaaagaacaatgagagatgGCTATCATATAAATTTTTACACTCGGTATGACAAACAGGACATAAAAAGAATAACTTCCCAGTAGAGGTACTAGATAAGTATTACTCTTAAGAAGCAGTGGATAAGTATTacttttgagaaattttaactTTCTCAAATTTACCTGGGTGTTGCCGCTTTCAAAACTTCTACGGAGATCATGTACGGCGCCTTTTCCCTAGAATTCAAAAGAGTGGATTCATCTTCAGGAATATGAACGACACGATAAACTCCTCTTCCCATTGGAAAACAAATTCCTGGAAGGTTATTgaggaaaaaaaattagtatctGGTAAAAAAAACAGTTACACAACAGAATTAACGTAGATGGAAAAAAAAGGAATCTAAACTGCTTCTAAAAGCTGAAATCATAAGATTGTAAAAGAGAAATCAAGAGTGTGAGAAAAATCTCCAAACAAGAGTGGAAAGATTGCAATATGTTCTGAAAATCTAATCAGCCAAAACAAGGACCAACATCTACCAGACATTGGACTTATATAAGCAGCAGAAACATGATAAAAAGGATATACTACTTTTTTTAAGACAAGATACATGATTTAGATCTCAGTAACATTAGAACGGGGTAAATTTTTCACATACTCTCTCAGAGAAAATCATACGTGACTGAGATAAAGCATTCCGGCTAAGTAGATATGAGCTACACAAATAAAGTAAACCTCTAAATAATATCTCCTCGTAAGATCCAGTTTCAGAAAATACCTCCGGTGGTTTCAGCTTCAGATAAATGAAAATTGATCTCTGCGAGAGACTAAAACCAAACAGAAGAAACATGAAGTCTGGTCAGTTGCTACAAAGCTATAATTTTAACAGTCTAAAATTATTCATCCAGACGGAAAGTCAAGTGTAATAATCACCTCCCGAAGCGCAATTTTCCGATCTTCGATGGGAAAGACATCTACCAAACCATACGATGTTTCACATAACGCTTGTACAAATTCTAATGACTCATGGTAAGCCCCTTTCCTGAACTGTGAAGCGGTATTTTTTGGTAGTGGGGGCTTACCAGCTGTAGTATCATCCTGCTGCTTAGGTGAACCTGGCCGCTTCTGCAATGGTTATAATAAGAAAGATTGGTATGCGCAGAATCAAGAACACATAACAGTAAAGAATGTCCAGTATAAGATAAGTAATTAATTGCAGTCGACAACCACCCTGTTTCAGCCAACATTTGCGTCAAGCAAATTTCACAAGAAGCAGATATTTATGATTATATCCTACAAAAATCTTGGCAAATGAATCTAAAGATATGAATCGAAAGAAACTCGAATATCAAACAGTGCAGCTAAACCCAGTATTTGCAATAAGATAGAAACACAAAGGACAAGTCAAATGAGAGCAGACCTCTTTGTGCTTCTTTGATCCAAATAGTTCAGAATCTTCAACAGACTGGTCACGATCTCTGAACAATTTACGGAAAAAGTTCTCTGTCCCAGGACTGCTTTCAACTATGCCATTGCTCGTATTTTCAATTTCTGAAGTAGGTTTCGCGTCTTCTGAATGTGTACGGAATAATCTTTTGAACAGAGAAAATTCTGGAGATTCGTCACCCTCGCTTTCACTCCCGTCATCGGCTTTGCCAATATCTTTCTTGTCGTCAGGCTTTTCCTTaaataactttttgaaaaacCCCTCCCTTTCATCCTCTTCACCAGATTTATCATCAGCAAGCACTGCTCCATCCGTATCATTCTTTTCATCAGCATGTCGTTTGTCATCAACTTTATCCTTGAAAAGTTTCTTAAAGAATCCATCTTTGTCCTCATCATCAATTGCCTTAGGAACTTTATCTTCCTCAGTTTTGCTGTCACGGAATAGTTTCTTGAAGAACCCTTCTGAGTTTGCATTTGACTCTTCATCATCCTTTTTATTCTCTCGCAATAACCTCTTGAAGAAACTCTCCGAATTTGCACTCAAATCCTCTTCATCACCCTTATTATCTCGTAACAACCTCTTAAACATCCCATTCCCATCTGAACTCGATGTCAATTCCTCGTTTTCTCCTTTACTACTTAACAGCCTCTTGAAGAACCCCTCGGAACTGTTCGTCATCTCCTCGTCTTCTGATTTATTATCTTTCATGAGGCGCTTAAAGAAGCCCTCAGAGTTAGACGTTGCTTCATCCCCCTCACCTTTGCTGTCCCTCCTCAGCCTCTTGAAAAACCCTTCCTTCTCACTCTCTTCATCATCTCTCTCACCCGACT encodes:
- the LOC106404958 gene encoding phosphatidylinositol 4-kinase beta 1-like isoform X2, which translates into the protein MTMGRFLSLVRGDSSESPREITSPSNLIGESAGSNGWLIRFFDSAFFCEWIAVSYLYKHPHAGVRDYLCNRMYTLPLSGIESYLFQICYMMVHKPSPSLDKFVIDICAKSLKIALKVHWFLLAELEDSEDSEGIGRIQEKCQIAATIMGEWSPLMRVQSEVSTPGSKNQVLSRLLSSKQKLFSLKLSPPMQKSLSFSPSPGSSVQDDGSQFPAEDSKIFKKLIPSPKVRDALMFRKSGERDDEESEKEGFFKRLRRDSKGEGDEATSNSEGFFKRLMKDNKSEDEEMTNSSEGFFKRLLSSKGENEELTSSSDGNGMFKRLLRDNKGDEEDLSANSESFFKRLLRENKKDDEESNANSEGFFKKLFRDSKTEEDKVPKAIDDEDKDGFFKKLFKDKVDDKRHADEKNDTDGAVLADDKSGEEDEREGFFKKLFKEKPDDKKDIGKADDGSESEGDESPEFSLFKRLFRTHSEDAKPTSEIENTSNGIVESSPGTENFFRKLFRDRDQSVEDSELFGSKKHKEKRPGSPKQQDDTTAGKPPLPKNTASQFRKGAYHESLEFVQALCETSYGLVDVFPIEDRKIALRESLAEINFHLSEAETTGGICFPMGRGVYRVVHIPEDESTLLNSREKAPYMISVEVLKAATPSAKDTSISQKLSRGGIPLANGDAFFQKQPAWAYPLWTTQEAYRNSADRMSLSTAQAIDQAMTPKPDVKVKLVSVSFSVESCTASLESLSDPFDDVLAEAPKTGLNSDLEWVRVVVTADPGLRMESIPDPAVPRKKEHRRVPSTVAMEEVRAAAAKGEAPPGLPLKGAGQDSSDAQPRANGGMLKEGDALSGELWDGKRERIRKASIYGNLPGWDLRSIIVKSGDDCRQEHLAVQLISHFYDIFQEAGLPLWLRPYEVLVTSSYTALIETIPDTASIHSIKSRYPNITSLRDFFAAKYKENSPSFKFAQRNFVESMAGYSLVCYLLQVKDRHNGNLLLDEEGHIIHIDFGFMLSNSPGGVNFESAPFKLTRELLEVMDSDADGVPSEFFDYFKVLCIQGFLTCRKHAERIILLVEMLQDSGYPCFKGGPRTIQNLRKRFHLSLTEEQCVSLVLSLISSSLDAWRTRQYDYYQRVLNGIL
- the LOC106404958 gene encoding phosphatidylinositol 4-kinase beta 1-like isoform X1, which codes for MTMGRFLSLVRGDSSESPREITSPSNLIGESAGSNGWLIRFFDSAFFCEWIAVSYLYKHPHAGVRDYLCNRMYTLPLSGIESYLFQICYMMVHKPSPSLDKFVIDICAKSLKIALKVHWFLLAELEDSEDSEGIGRIQEKCQIAATIMGEWSPLMRVQSEVSTPGSKNQVLSRLLSSKQKLFSLKLSPPMQKSLSFSPSPGSSVQDDGSQFPAEDSKIFKKLIPSPKVRDALMFRKSGERDDEESEKEGFFKRLRRDSKGEGDEATSNSEGFFKRLMKDNKSEDEEMTNSSEGFFKRLLSSKGENEELTSSSDGNGMFKRLLRDNKGDEEDLSANSESFFKRLLRENKKDDEESNANSEGFFKKLFRDSKTEEDKVPKAIDDEDKDGFFKKLFKDKVDDKRHADEKNDTDGAVLADDKSGEEDEREGFFKKLFKEKPDDKKDIGKADDGSESEGDESPEFSLFKRLFRTHSEDAKPTSEIENTSNGIVESSPGTENFFRKLFRDRDQSVEDSELFGSKKHKEKRPGSPKQQDDTTAGKPPLPKNTASQFRKGAYHESLEFVQALCETSYGLVDVFPIEDRKIALRESLAEINFHLSEAETTGGICFPMGRGVYRVVHIPEDESTLLNSREKAPYMISVEVLKAATPSSAKDTSISQKLSRGGIPLANGDAFFQKQPAWAYPLWTTQEAYRNSADRMSLSTAQAIDQAMTPKPDVKVKLVSVSFSVESCTASLESLSDPFDDVLAEAPKTGLNSDLEWVRVVVTADPGLRMESIPDPAVPRKKEHRRVPSTVAMEEVRAAAAKGEAPPGLPLKGAGQDSSDAQPRANGGMLKEGDALSGELWDGKRERIRKASIYGNLPGWDLRSIIVKSGDDCRQEHLAVQLISHFYDIFQEAGLPLWLRPYEVLVTSSYTALIETIPDTASIHSIKSRYPNITSLRDFFAAKYKENSPSFKFAQRNFVESMAGYSLVCYLLQVKDRHNGNLLLDEEGHIIHIDFGFMLSNSPGGVNFESAPFKLTRELLEVMDSDADGVPSEFFDYFKVLCIQGFLTCRKHAERIILLVEMLQDSGYPCFKGGPRTIQNLRKRFHLSLTEEQCVSLVLSLISSSLDAWRTRQYDYYQRVLNGIL